One region of Bactrocera neohumeralis isolate Rockhampton chromosome 5, APGP_CSIRO_Bneo_wtdbg2-racon-allhic-juicebox.fasta_v2, whole genome shotgun sequence genomic DNA includes:
- the LOC126757902 gene encoding trichohyalin-like isoform X18 produces the protein MGFRFWQLQATVLYLLVATSFAHEELRTCEDNDYFVCLNSATTKYSSNGEIWVRGNIEFSKQSGLERPEPQRYYDYVDRIESRDYSNGANNREVKQRAVNQQERLENVRHLDNHEEQHEITMHFDNRQESQEIKRHVDDRQELRKTSMRRDEQSERREITRRVDDREERRERSMRRDEQPERQEITRRVDDREERRTIKMRLDDRQEQREIARRVDSREERRETSMRRNEQPERREITRRVDDREERRAIEMRLDDRQEQREISRRVDDREERRETSMRRDEQPERREITRRVDDREGRRAIEMRLDDRQEQREISRRVDDREERRETSMRRDEQPERREITRRVDDREERRAIEMRLDDRQEQREISRRLDDREERRETSMRRDEQPERREITRRVDDREERRAIEMRLDDRQEQRETSRHVDDREERRETSMRRNEQPERREITRRVDDREERRAIEMRLDDRQEQREISRRVDDREERRETSMRRDEQPERREITRRVDDREERRAIEMRLDDRQEQREISRRLDDREERRETSMRRDEQPERREITRRVDDREERRAIEMRLDDRQEQREISRRLDDRENRRETSMRRDEQPERREITRRVDNREERRAIEMRLDDRKEQPEISRRVDREERRETSMRRDEQPERREITRRVDDREERQAIEMRLDDRQEEQEITRRVDDREERRTIKMRLDDRQEQREIARRVDSREERRESSMRRNELPERREITRRVDNREERRAIEMRLDDRKEQPEISRRVDREERRETSMRRDEQPERREITRRVDDREERRTIKMRFDVQQEQREIARRLDDREERRETSMRRNEQPERREITRRVDDREERRVIEMRLDDRQEQLEISRRLDDREDRRGTSMRRDEQPERREITRRVDDREERRAIEMRLHDRQEQREISRRLDDREDRRETSMRRDEQPERREITRRVDDREERHAIEMRLDDRQEQRETSGRVDDRKERRETSMRRDEQPEGREITRRVDDREERRAIEMHVDDRRQKSKRFDVREEQNDIARRSSRQVWHDRIESRDDSWVERSRLENERPEIVVRELSRGIDIRVFEQLQRQSTANEVKSSPLTRTNVNWKHGYILLGQGTILAFALMKALKDYEFKIKRVSHQHIGDSAFLIGF, from the exons ATGGGTTTCAGGTTTTGGCAGTTGCAAGCAACTGTCCTTTACCTGTTAGTAGCAACTAGTTTCGCTCATGAGGAATTACGCACTTGTGAAGACAACGATTACTTTGTATGTTTAAACAGCGCCACGACCAAATATTCAAGCAACGGTGAAATTTGGGTACGAGGAAACATTGAATTCTCAAAACAGTCGGGTTTAGAGCGTCCAGAACCTCAACGGTATTATGATTATGTTGATCGCATAGAATCTCGAGACTATTCAAATGGGGCTAACAACCGTGAAGTTAAACAGCGCGCTGTTAACCAACAGGAGCGACTGGAAAACGTTAGACATTTGGATAACCACGAAGAACAGCACGAAATTACAATGCACTTTGATAACCGACAGGAGTCACAAGAAATTAAAAGACATGTTGATGACCGTCAGGAGCTACGAAAAACTTCAATGCGCCGTGATGAACAGTCAGAACGGCGAGAGATTACAAGACGTGTTGATGATCGTGAAGAACGACGAGAAAGATCAATGCGCCGTGATGAACAACCAGAACGACAAGAGATTACAAGACGTGTTGATGACCGCGAGGAACGCCGTACCATTAAAATGCGTTTAGATGACCGACAGGAACAACGAGAAATTGCAAGACGTGTTGATAGTCGCGAAGAACGACGAGAAACTTCAATGCGCCGTAATGAACAAC CAGAACGACGAGAGATTACAAGACGTGTTGATGACCGCGAGGAACGACGAGCCATTGAAATGCGTCTAGATGACCGACAGGAACAACGAGAGATTTCAAGACGTGTTGATGATCGTGAAGAACGACGAGAAACATCAATGCGCCGTGATGAACAACCAGAACGACGAGAGATTACAAGAC GTGTTGATGACCGCGAGGGCCGCCGAGCCATTGAAATGCGTCTAGATGACCGACAGGAACAACGAGAGATTTCAAGACGTGTTGATGATCGTGAAGAACGACGAGAAACATCAATGCGCCGTGATGAACAACCAGAACGACGAGAGATTACAAGACGTGTTGATGACCGCGAGGAACGCCGAGCCATCGAAATGCGTCTAGATGACCGACAGGAACAACGAGAGATTTCAAGACGTCTTGATGATCGTGAAGAACGACGAGAAACATCAATGCGCCGTGATGAACAACCAGAACGACGAGAGATTACAAGACGTGTTGATGACCGCGAGGAGCGCCGAGCCATTGAAATGCGTCTTGATGACCGACAGGAACAACGAGAGACTTCAAGGCATGTTGATGATCGCGAGGAACGACGAGAAACTTCAATGCGCCGTAATGAACAACCAGAACGACGAGAAATTACAAGACGTGTTGATGACCGCGAGGAACGCCGAGCCATCGAAATGCGTCTAGATGACCGACAGGAACAACGAGAGATTTCAAGACGTGTTGATGATCGTGAAGAACGACGAGAAACATCAATGCGCCGTGATGAACAACCAGAACGACGAGAGATTACAAGACGTGTTGATGACCGCGAGGAACGCCGAGCCATCGAAATGCGTCTAGATGACCGACAGGAACAACGAGAGATTTCAAGACGTCTTGATGATCGTGAAGAACGACGAGAAACATCAATGCGCCGTGATGAACAACCAGAACGACGAGAGATTACAAGACGTGTTGATGATCGCGAGGAGCGCCGAGCCATTGAAATGCGTCTAGATGACCGACAGGAACAACGAGAGATTTCAAGACGTCTTGATGATCGTGAAAACCGACGAGAAACATCAATGCGCCGTGATGAACAACCAGAACGGCGAGAGATTACAAGACGTGTTGATAACCGCGAGGAACGCCGAGCCATCGAAATGCGTCTAGATGACCGAAAGGAACAACCAGAGATTTCAAGACGTGTTGATCGTGAAGAACGACGAGAAACATCAATGCGCCGTGATGAACAACCCGAACGACGAGAGATTACAAGACGTGTTGATGACCGCGAGGAGCGCCAAGCCATTGAAATGCGTCTAGATGACCGACAGGAAGAACAAGAGATTACAAGACGTGTTGATGACCGCGAAGAACGCCGTACCATTAAAATGCGTTTAGATGACCGACAGGAACAACGAGAAATTGCAAGACGTGTTGATAGTCGCGAAGAACGACGAGAAAGTTCAATGCGCCGTAATGAACTACCAGAACGACGAGAGATTACACGACGTGTTGATAACCGCGAGGAACGCCGAGCCATCGAAATGCGTCTAGATGACCGAAAGGAACAACCAGAGATTTCAAGACGTGTTGATCGTGAAGAACGACGAGAAACATCAATGCGCCGTGATGAACAACCCGAACGACGAGAGATTACAAGACGTGTTGATGACCGCGAGGAACGCCGAACCATTAAAATGCGTTTCGATGTCCAACAGGAACAACGAGAAATTGCAAGACGTCTTGATGATCGCGAAGAACGACGAGAAACTTCAATGCGCCGTAATGAACAACCTGAACGACGAGAAATTACAAGACGTGTTGATGATCGCGAGGAACGCCGAGTCATTGAAATGCGTCTAGATGACCGACAGGAACAACTAGAGATTTCAAGACGTCTTGATGATCGTGAAGACCGACGAGGAACATCAATGCGCCGTGATGAACAACCAGAACGACGAGAGATTACAAGACGTGTTGATGACCGCGAGGAACGCCGAGCCATCGAAATGCGTCTACATGACCGACAGGAACAACGAGAGATTTCAAGACGTCTTGATGATCGTGAAGACCGACGAGAAACATCAATGCGGCGTGATGAACAACCAGAACGACGAGAGATTACAAGACGTGTTGATGACCGCGAGGAGCGGCACGCCATTGAAATGCGTCTTGATGACCGACAGGAACAACGGGAGACTTCAGGACGTGTTGATGATCGTAAAGAAAGACGTGAAACATCAATGCGCCGTGATGAACAACCAGAAGGACGAGAGATTACACGACGTGTTGATGACCGCGAGGAACGCCGAGCCATCGAAATGCATGTAGATGACCGACGGCAAAAGTCAAAGCGCTTTGATGTCAGAGAGGAACAGAATGATATTGCTAGGCGTAGTAGTCGCCAGGTATGGCATGATCGTATAGAAAGTCGTGATGATTCATGGGTAGAGAGAAGTCGTTTAGAAAATGAACGCCCAGAAATTGTGGTACGTGAGCTTTCTCGTGGAATTGACATCCGAGTATTTGAACAGTTGCAAAGGCAATCTACTGCTAATGAAGTGAAATCCAGCCCACTGACCAGGACTAACGTAAATTGGAAACATGGATACATTTTACTTGGACAAGGAACAATTTTGGCTTTTGCCCTAATGAAGGCGCTAAAGGACTATGAGTTTAAAATAAA gaGAGTTTCACATCAACACATTGGTGATTCAGCATTTCTCAtaggattttaa
- the LOC126757902 gene encoding trichohyalin-like isoform X15: MGFRFWQLQATVLYLLVATSFAHEELRTCEDNDYFVCLNSATTKYSSNGEIWVRGNIEFSKQSGLERPEPQRYYDYVDRIESRDYSNGANNREVKQRAVNQQERLENVRHLDNHEEQHEITMHFDNRQESQEIKRHVDDRQELRKTSMRRDEQSERREITRRVDDREERRERSMRRDEQPERQEITRRVDDREERRTIKMRLDDRQEQREIARRVDSREERRETSMRRNEQPERREITRRVDDREERRAIEMRLDDRQEQREISRRVDDREERRETSMRRDEQPERREITRRVDDREERRAIEMRLDDRQEQREISRRVDDREERRETSMRRDEQPERREITRRVDDREGRRAIEMRLDDRQEQREISRRVDDREERRETSMRRDEQPERREITRRVDDREERRAIEMRLDDRQEQREISRRLDDREERRETSMRRDEQPERREITRRVDDREERRAIEMRLDDRQEQRETSRHVDDREERRETSMRRNEQPERREITRRVDDREERRAIEMRLDDRQEQREISRRVDDREERRETSMRRDEQPERREITRRVDDREERRAIEMRLDDRQEQREISRRLDDREERRETSMRRDEQPERREITRRVDDREERRAIEMRLDDRQEQREISRRLDDRENRRETSMRRDEQPERREITRRVDNREERRAIEMRLDDRKEQPEISRRVDREERRETSMRRDEQPERREITRRVDDREERQAIEMRLDDRQEEQEITRRVDDREERRTIKMRLDDRQEQREIARRVDSREERRESSMRRNELPERREITRRVDNREERRAIEMRLDDRKEQPEISRRVDREERRETSMRRDEQPERREITRRVDDREERRTIKMRFDVQQEQREIARRLDDREERRETSMRRNEQPERREITRRVDDREERRVIEMRLDDRQEQLEISRRLDDREDRRGTSMRRDEQPERREITRRVDDREERRAIEMRLHDRQEQREISRRLDDREDRRETSMRRDEQPERREITRRVDDREERHAIEMRLDDRQEQRETSGRVDDRKERRETSMRRDEQPEGREITRRVDDREERRAIEMHVDDRRQKSKRFDVREEQNDIARRSSRQVWHDRIESRDDSWVERSRLENERPEIVVRELSRGIDIRVFEQLQRQSTANEVKSSPLTRTNVNWKHGYILLGQGTILAFALMKALKDYEFKIKRVSHQHIGDSAFLIGF, encoded by the exons ATGGGTTTCAGGTTTTGGCAGTTGCAAGCAACTGTCCTTTACCTGTTAGTAGCAACTAGTTTCGCTCATGAGGAATTACGCACTTGTGAAGACAACGATTACTTTGTATGTTTAAACAGCGCCACGACCAAATATTCAAGCAACGGTGAAATTTGGGTACGAGGAAACATTGAATTCTCAAAACAGTCGGGTTTAGAGCGTCCAGAACCTCAACGGTATTATGATTATGTTGATCGCATAGAATCTCGAGACTATTCAAATGGGGCTAACAACCGTGAAGTTAAACAGCGCGCTGTTAACCAACAGGAGCGACTGGAAAACGTTAGACATTTGGATAACCACGAAGAACAGCACGAAATTACAATGCACTTTGATAACCGACAGGAGTCACAAGAAATTAAAAGACATGTTGATGACCGTCAGGAGCTACGAAAAACTTCAATGCGCCGTGATGAACAGTCAGAACGGCGAGAGATTACAAGACGTGTTGATGATCGTGAAGAACGACGAGAAAGATCAATGCGCCGTGATGAACAACCAGAACGACAAGAGATTACAAGACGTGTTGATGACCGCGAGGAACGCCGTACCATTAAAATGCGTTTAGATGACCGACAGGAACAACGAGAAATTGCAAGACGTGTTGATAGTCGCGAAGAACGACGAGAAACTTCAATGCGCCGTAATGAACAAC CAGAACGACGAGAGATTACAAGACGTGTTGATGACCGCGAGGAACGACGAGCCATTGAAATGCGTCTAGATGACCGACAGGAACAACGAGAGATTTCAAGACGTGTTGATGATCGTGAAGAACGACGAGAAACATCAATGCGCCGTGATGAACAACCAGAACGACGAGAGATTACAAGACGTGTTGATGACCGCGAGGAACGCCGAGCCATCGAAATGCGTCTAGATGACCGACAGGAACAACGAGAGATTTCAAGACGTGTAGATGATCGTGAAGAACGACGAGAAACTTCAATGCGCCGTGATGAACAACCAGAACGACGAGAGATTACAAGAC GTGTTGATGACCGCGAGGGCCGCCGAGCCATTGAAATGCGTCTAGATGACCGACAGGAACAACGAGAGATTTCAAGACGTGTTGATGATCGTGAAGAACGACGAGAAACATCAATGCGCCGTGATGAACAACCAGAACGACGAGAGATTACAAGACGTGTTGATGACCGCGAGGAACGCCGAGCCATCGAAATGCGTCTAGATGACCGACAGGAACAACGAGAGATTTCAAGACGTCTTGATGATCGTGAAGAACGACGAGAAACATCAATGCGCCGTGATGAACAACCAGAACGACGAGAGATTACAAGACGTGTTGATGACCGCGAGGAGCGCCGAGCCATTGAAATGCGTCTTGATGACCGACAGGAACAACGAGAGACTTCAAGGCATGTTGATGATCGCGAGGAACGACGAGAAACTTCAATGCGCCGTAATGAACAACCAGAACGACGAGAAATTACAAGACGTGTTGATGACCGCGAGGAACGCCGAGCCATCGAAATGCGTCTAGATGACCGACAGGAACAACGAGAGATTTCAAGACGTGTTGATGATCGTGAAGAACGACGAGAAACATCAATGCGCCGTGATGAACAACCAGAACGACGAGAGATTACAAGACGTGTTGATGACCGCGAGGAACGCCGAGCCATCGAAATGCGTCTAGATGACCGACAGGAACAACGAGAGATTTCAAGACGTCTTGATGATCGTGAAGAACGACGAGAAACATCAATGCGCCGTGATGAACAACCAGAACGACGAGAGATTACAAGACGTGTTGATGATCGCGAGGAGCGCCGAGCCATTGAAATGCGTCTAGATGACCGACAGGAACAACGAGAGATTTCAAGACGTCTTGATGATCGTGAAAACCGACGAGAAACATCAATGCGCCGTGATGAACAACCAGAACGGCGAGAGATTACAAGACGTGTTGATAACCGCGAGGAACGCCGAGCCATCGAAATGCGTCTAGATGACCGAAAGGAACAACCAGAGATTTCAAGACGTGTTGATCGTGAAGAACGACGAGAAACATCAATGCGCCGTGATGAACAACCCGAACGACGAGAGATTACAAGACGTGTTGATGACCGCGAGGAGCGCCAAGCCATTGAAATGCGTCTAGATGACCGACAGGAAGAACAAGAGATTACAAGACGTGTTGATGACCGCGAAGAACGCCGTACCATTAAAATGCGTTTAGATGACCGACAGGAACAACGAGAAATTGCAAGACGTGTTGATAGTCGCGAAGAACGACGAGAAAGTTCAATGCGCCGTAATGAACTACCAGAACGACGAGAGATTACACGACGTGTTGATAACCGCGAGGAACGCCGAGCCATCGAAATGCGTCTAGATGACCGAAAGGAACAACCAGAGATTTCAAGACGTGTTGATCGTGAAGAACGACGAGAAACATCAATGCGCCGTGATGAACAACCCGAACGACGAGAGATTACAAGACGTGTTGATGACCGCGAGGAACGCCGAACCATTAAAATGCGTTTCGATGTCCAACAGGAACAACGAGAAATTGCAAGACGTCTTGATGATCGCGAAGAACGACGAGAAACTTCAATGCGCCGTAATGAACAACCTGAACGACGAGAAATTACAAGACGTGTTGATGATCGCGAGGAACGCCGAGTCATTGAAATGCGTCTAGATGACCGACAGGAACAACTAGAGATTTCAAGACGTCTTGATGATCGTGAAGACCGACGAGGAACATCAATGCGCCGTGATGAACAACCAGAACGACGAGAGATTACAAGACGTGTTGATGACCGCGAGGAACGCCGAGCCATCGAAATGCGTCTACATGACCGACAGGAACAACGAGAGATTTCAAGACGTCTTGATGATCGTGAAGACCGACGAGAAACATCAATGCGGCGTGATGAACAACCAGAACGACGAGAGATTACAAGACGTGTTGATGACCGCGAGGAGCGGCACGCCATTGAAATGCGTCTTGATGACCGACAGGAACAACGGGAGACTTCAGGACGTGTTGATGATCGTAAAGAAAGACGTGAAACATCAATGCGCCGTGATGAACAACCAGAAGGACGAGAGATTACACGACGTGTTGATGACCGCGAGGAACGCCGAGCCATCGAAATGCATGTAGATGACCGACGGCAAAAGTCAAAGCGCTTTGATGTCAGAGAGGAACAGAATGATATTGCTAGGCGTAGTAGTCGCCAGGTATGGCATGATCGTATAGAAAGTCGTGATGATTCATGGGTAGAGAGAAGTCGTTTAGAAAATGAACGCCCAGAAATTGTGGTACGTGAGCTTTCTCGTGGAATTGACATCCGAGTATTTGAACAGTTGCAAAGGCAATCTACTGCTAATGAAGTGAAATCCAGCCCACTGACCAGGACTAACGTAAATTGGAAACATGGATACATTTTACTTGGACAAGGAACAATTTTGGCTTTTGCCCTAATGAAGGCGCTAAAGGACTATGAGTTTAAAATAAA gaGAGTTTCACATCAACACATTGGTGATTCAGCATTTCTCAtaggattttaa
- the LOC126757902 gene encoding trichohyalin-like isoform X17, with protein MGFRFWQLQATVLYLLVATSFAHEELRTCEDNDYFVCLNSATTKYSSNGEIWVRGNIEFSKQSGLERPEPQRYYDYVDRIESRDYSNGANNREVKQRAVNQQERLENVRHLDNHEEQHEITMHFDNRQESQEIKRHVDDRQELRKTSMRRDEQSERREITRRVDDREERRERSMRRDEQPERQEITRRVDDREERRTIKMRLDDRQEQREIARRVDSREERRETSMRRNEQPERREITRRVDDREERRAIEMRLDDRQEQREISRRVDDREERRETSMRRDEQPERREITRRVDDREERRAIEMRLDDRQEQREISRRVDDREGRRAIEMRLDDRQEQREISRRVDDREERRETSMRRDEQPERREITRRVDDREERRAIEMRLDDRQEQREISRRLDDREERRETSMRRDEQPERREITRRVDDREERRAIEMRLDDRQEQRETSRHVDDREERRETSMRRNEQPERREITRRVDDREERRAIEMRLDDRQEQREISRRVDDREERRETSMRRDEQPERREITRRVDDREERRAIEMRLDDRQEQREISRRLDDREERRETSMRRDEQPERREITRRVDDREERRAIEMRLDDRQEQREISRRLDDRENRRETSMRRDEQPERREITRRVDNREERRAIEMRLDDRKEQPEISRRVDREERRETSMRRDEQPERREITRRVDDREERQAIEMRLDDRQEEQEITRRVDDREERRTIKMRLDDRQEQREIARRVDSREERRESSMRRNELPERREITRRVDNREERRAIEMRLDDRKEQPEISRRVDREERRETSMRRDEQPERREITRRVDDREERRTIKMRFDVQQEQREIARRLDDREERRETSMRRNEQPERREITRRVDDREERRVIEMRLDDRQEQLEISRRLDDREDRRGTSMRRDEQPERREITRRVDDREERRAIEMRLHDRQEQREISRRLDDREDRRETSMRRDEQPERREITRRVDDREERHAIEMRLDDRQEQRETSGRVDDRKERRETSMRRDEQPEGREITRRVDDREERRAIEMHVDDRRQKSKRFDVREEQNDIARRSSRQVWHDRIESRDDSWVERSRLENERPEIVVRELSRGIDIRVFEQLQRQSTANEVKSSPLTRTNVNWKHGYILLGQGTILAFALMKALKDYEFKIKRVSHQHIGDSAFLIGF; from the exons ATGGGTTTCAGGTTTTGGCAGTTGCAAGCAACTGTCCTTTACCTGTTAGTAGCAACTAGTTTCGCTCATGAGGAATTACGCACTTGTGAAGACAACGATTACTTTGTATGTTTAAACAGCGCCACGACCAAATATTCAAGCAACGGTGAAATTTGGGTACGAGGAAACATTGAATTCTCAAAACAGTCGGGTTTAGAGCGTCCAGAACCTCAACGGTATTATGATTATGTTGATCGCATAGAATCTCGAGACTATTCAAATGGGGCTAACAACCGTGAAGTTAAACAGCGCGCTGTTAACCAACAGGAGCGACTGGAAAACGTTAGACATTTGGATAACCACGAAGAACAGCACGAAATTACAATGCACTTTGATAACCGACAGGAGTCACAAGAAATTAAAAGACATGTTGATGACCGTCAGGAGCTACGAAAAACTTCAATGCGCCGTGATGAACAGTCAGAACGGCGAGAGATTACAAGACGTGTTGATGATCGTGAAGAACGACGAGAAAGATCAATGCGCCGTGATGAACAACCAGAACGACAAGAGATTACAAGACGTGTTGATGACCGCGAGGAACGCCGTACCATTAAAATGCGTTTAGATGACCGACAGGAACAACGAGAAATTGCAAGACGTGTTGATAGTCGCGAAGAACGACGAGAAACTTCAATGCGCCGTAATGAACAAC CAGAACGACGAGAGATTACAAGACGTGTTGATGACCGCGAGGAACGACGAGCCATTGAAATGCGTCTAGATGACCGACAGGAACAACGAGAGATTTCAAGACGTGTTGATGATCGTGAAGAACGACGAGAAACATCAATGCGCCGTGATGAACAACCAGAACGACGAGAGATTACAAGACGTGTTGATGACCGCGAGGAACGCCGAGCCATCGAAATGCGTCTAGATGACCGACAGGAACAACGAGAGATTTCAAGAC GTGTTGATGACCGCGAGGGCCGCCGAGCCATTGAAATGCGTCTAGATGACCGACAGGAACAACGAGAGATTTCAAGACGTGTTGATGATCGTGAAGAACGACGAGAAACATCAATGCGCCGTGATGAACAACCAGAACGACGAGAGATTACAAGACGTGTTGATGACCGCGAGGAACGCCGAGCCATCGAAATGCGTCTAGATGACCGACAGGAACAACGAGAGATTTCAAGACGTCTTGATGATCGTGAAGAACGACGAGAAACATCAATGCGCCGTGATGAACAACCAGAACGACGAGAGATTACAAGACGTGTTGATGACCGCGAGGAGCGCCGAGCCATTGAAATGCGTCTTGATGACCGACAGGAACAACGAGAGACTTCAAGGCATGTTGATGATCGCGAGGAACGACGAGAAACTTCAATGCGCCGTAATGAACAACCAGAACGACGAGAAATTACAAGACGTGTTGATGACCGCGAGGAACGCCGAGCCATCGAAATGCGTCTAGATGACCGACAGGAACAACGAGAGATTTCAAGACGTGTTGATGATCGTGAAGAACGACGAGAAACATCAATGCGCCGTGATGAACAACCAGAACGACGAGAGATTACAAGACGTGTTGATGACCGCGAGGAACGCCGAGCCATCGAAATGCGTCTAGATGACCGACAGGAACAACGAGAGATTTCAAGACGTCTTGATGATCGTGAAGAACGACGAGAAACATCAATGCGCCGTGATGAACAACCAGAACGACGAGAGATTACAAGACGTGTTGATGATCGCGAGGAGCGCCGAGCCATTGAAATGCGTCTAGATGACCGACAGGAACAACGAGAGATTTCAAGACGTCTTGATGATCGTGAAAACCGACGAGAAACATCAATGCGCCGTGATGAACAACCAGAACGGCGAGAGATTACAAGACGTGTTGATAACCGCGAGGAACGCCGAGCCATCGAAATGCGTCTAGATGACCGAAAGGAACAACCAGAGATTTCAAGACGTGTTGATCGTGAAGAACGACGAGAAACATCAATGCGCCGTGATGAACAACCCGAACGACGAGAGATTACAAGACGTGTTGATGACCGCGAGGAGCGCCAAGCCATTGAAATGCGTCTAGATGACCGACAGGAAGAACAAGAGATTACAAGACGTGTTGATGACCGCGAAGAACGCCGTACCATTAAAATGCGTTTAGATGACCGACAGGAACAACGAGAAATTGCAAGACGTGTTGATAGTCGCGAAGAACGACGAGAAAGTTCAATGCGCCGTAATGAACTACCAGAACGACGAGAGATTACACGACGTGTTGATAACCGCGAGGAACGCCGAGCCATCGAAATGCGTCTAGATGACCGAAAGGAACAACCAGAGATTTCAAGACGTGTTGATCGTGAAGAACGACGAGAAACATCAATGCGCCGTGATGAACAACCCGAACGACGAGAGATTACAAGACGTGTTGATGACCGCGAGGAACGCCGAACCATTAAAATGCGTTTCGATGTCCAACAGGAACAACGAGAAATTGCAAGACGTCTTGATGATCGCGAAGAACGACGAGAAACTTCAATGCGCCGTAATGAACAACCTGAACGACGAGAAATTACAAGACGTGTTGATGATCGCGAGGAACGCCGAGTCATTGAAATGCGTCTAGATGACCGACAGGAACAACTAGAGATTTCAAGACGTCTTGATGATCGTGAAGACCGACGAGGAACATCAATGCGCCGTGATGAACAACCAGAACGACGAGAGATTACAAGACGTGTTGATGACCGCGAGGAACGCCGAGCCATCGAAATGCGTCTACATGACCGACAGGAACAACGAGAGATTTCAAGACGTCTTGATGATCGTGAAGACCGACGAGAAACATCAATGCGGCGTGATGAACAACCAGAACGACGAGAGATTACAAGACGTGTTGATGACCGCGAGGAGCGGCACGCCATTGAAATGCGTCTTGATGACCGACAGGAACAACGGGAGACTTCAGGACGTGTTGATGATCGTAAAGAAAGACGTGAAACATCAATGCGCCGTGATGAACAACCAGAAGGACGAGAGATTACACGACGTGTTGATGACCGCGAGGAACGCCGAGCCATCGAAATGCATGTAGATGACCGACGGCAAAAGTCAAAGCGCTTTGATGTCAGAGAGGAACAGAATGATATTGCTAGGCGTAGTAGTCGCCAGGTATGGCATGATCGTATAGAAAGTCGTGATGATTCATGGGTAGAGAGAAGTCGTTTAGAAAATGAACGCCCAGAAATTGTGGTACGTGAGCTTTCTCGTGGAATTGACATCCGAGTATTTGAACAGTTGCAAAGGCAATCTACTGCTAATGAAGTGAAATCCAGCCCACTGACCAGGACTAACGTAAATTGGAAACATGGATACATTTTACTTGGACAAGGAACAATTTTGGCTTTTGCCCTAATGAAGGCGCTAAAGGACTATGAGTTTAAAATAAA gaGAGTTTCACATCAACACATTGGTGATTCAGCATTTCTCAtaggattttaa